acatttgaaatttttttttttttttgtgaaatgtggCAATGGTCATGGGCTCTTGTTAAATGCTAACCCATCTTGTCAAATGTGAGATGCTTACAACCAACCAGCCTTTCATCCAAGCATTTTGAGGTGCTCAAACTTATGCCCAGCTATTGCCGACGTCGGTGTTTGCTTGAGGGTGTGATTTTGAACAGCTGTTCCGTGGGAGACCGTGTGCCTCAGAATTCTGTTGTGTAATGGTGACTGAATGGTGATCAGTGCAGTGGTTTGGCTGGTTGTACTCACACACTGTGTCGCACCCAAGCAGATGAGAATGAGAAGGAGCAggcccacagctgcagagatggCGTACAACAGAGGGGGGTAGCTGGAACAACTGCAATGGATAcctgtggcaaaaaaaagcCACATCACATACATGATTCACTGACTGAGGGATATACAAGCACTCAGATACCTGTGTGAAAAAACAGACCTGCAAGTTAGTTATATATTACATAGTAGGAACTGTTTTTTTTGATGACCACAGTATGTAGGTGTGATTGCAAAGCATTTGAAGCAGGTCATCTTTTTCACTTTTCCAGCATCTAAGTCTTCATCATAAATAGAATTGTGTTCTTTTAGCATCTCAAGGATTTCCAGAGACTAGAGAGAAACAAAACGTCAACTGATCATGCGTTTCATAATTTAGGCAGAGAGTGGGTATTGGAAATGTAGCTGTTGAACTCCTCTGATTTCCAATCGGTCATTCTGGAAATTTCCCAAGCCAGAGTTTGAGGAAGTGCACTCCTGACCAACATGCCCTGAATTTCCCTTGTGAATTTCTGCCGTCCGATATTTACGGACCACTGCCTGACTCGTAATAGTTTCACTCAGAAAACAGCTGTGACTCCTTGTGATGTTTGAGTTAGAGGAAGCACTAAAGAGTGTGTGTAGTGCAAATGTGCTATACCTTCATTTGCCATTTCAAAAATGTCTGTCTTGAACACTTATGTGCAACCCTGCTTTTTGCTTCTTTGTTTGTGCAGAAGAGCCGAGGTGAGATGAATGCGATTCTCTGACACTTGgttattttttgcagtgaagtgggtgccatTTGCAAGAtaaccactactccactgaCCAGATAAGCAATTCACAGGTGCCTAATGACTCGCGGTGTGTCTGAGTGCACTGCATTGGAAAAGTCTGGCCAAACTATCCATCCCTATCCCAGTGGAATAGTGAATTTGCTCTcacactgtgggctcctggtcattatAAACTGATGGCACATCTGGGGTTGAACCCGAACTGTAGGACTCAGCCttaccagctgagccactcaggagatCCATCTGCCTTGAACTTAGGTCCTGCCCAACTGTACTAGGTAGAAGTGGAAATTATGACTGAACACAGGATTTTgaagaattatttttaaacacttatCTCCATCAGTTAATGTTACAAAGGGGGCTTACTTATACTCTTACAAGTTAAATTTGATGGAAAGTCACCAAATCAAGTCCCTTCCCATTTAAGTCCCTTCCCTTTGCctatgttcatgtgtgtgaataacaaaagggaaaatggaaaacatgatCTATACATAATCATAACATAATCCTCATACATAAattatagatatatatgtatatatatacactatatggacaaaagtattcggacgcctgaccattacattgtaatgacattgtattcaaatacatatactttaatatggagttggtcccccttttgcagctataacagcttccactcttcttggaaggctttccacaagattttggagtgtttctgtgggaatttatGCCCATTCATTCtatagagcatttatgaggtcaggcactgatgttggacgagaaggcctggcttgcaatctccgttccagttcatcccaaaggtgctcgatggggttgaggtcagggctctgtgcgggccagtcaagttcttccacaccgaactcatcaaaccatgtctttatagttcttgctttgtgcactggggcacagtcatgttggaatagaaaagggccttccccaaactgttgccacaaagttggaagcatagcattgtccaaaatgtcttggtatgctgaagcattacgattgtccttcactggagataaggggcctagcccaaaccctgaaaaacaggtgtggccaaatacttttgtccatatactgtgtgtgtgtgtatatatatacacacacacacactagggtccaaaattattgggacacctgggcattttgtggtaagtgtggatgtgtccatgtagctattagttttatcactcgaacctaatttatggtgtggcgaaaacagttacatgttttggcaactattaccatttttaaaacatctctttatgtggttggcacacgattgcctgatgactacccttatttccaacatttaataatatgtatgacattaattctgccaaataaactgacaattccatgacattaacttaattttaaaaggtacccacatacttattgagtgcagacaagtgaacaaaaatgaccatcacttcaattaggcctgactgaatgttgccctgccccctaattgaacactcatgctgaagcctatataaacctaacaaggttgtaacatggtcacagaagatgaagctgaaattgacataaatatgactttcccaatgtctgatggaatatgcagcaaaaatattgtgggttttcagaaaaaaagtgagtgtcccaataattttggaccccagtgtatatatatatatatatatatatacatatatatatatatatatatatatatatatatatatataataacagGTATTAAAAAACAAGGCTTGCTTGGCTCTGTTGCGCCTAGGAGCAAAAACTCAAAACTGTGAAGAGCACTTTTCTCCTACAGAGCCCAGTGTTTCATGAACAAGTAACAAAGTGCACTCTAGTAATACTTCAGTTTTTGTCATTAtcactcaccccccccaccttaCCTTCTACTTCAACAAAGAGAAAGAACGACTTCTTGCCCGCCATAAACTCGTCTTTGGGATGCCCATTATAGACAAACTGGCAGTAGTACAGTGCCGTGTCCTTGCGCTGCAGCTGTGAAATGGTCACGTTGAGCAGATTTGCGCTCAGGCTTCCGTGGACGTGAATGCGGTCCTCGTCTGCTGGGTCCATCACTTGTGGCCGATCCGAGAAGAACATCACTTCCTTCTCTGGCCCCAAGCCTGTGCGTTTCAGGTAGAGGCCGATCGGAGGGGTGCCCTTCTCCCCCTGCTCACAAGGGAGATCTACAGACTCCCCCTCCTGCCGCCTGAAATAGAGAACGTCCTCGGACGCTGGAGGTACGAAGGTTGGGGTCAGTCAAAgggatagatttttttttcccccccaatcCCATAGTAATGTGGAGctcctgtagtttttttttttttaactgttttaatcCAGGCAGAATCTCATTTGTTGgagctgacatttttaaagcaccTATACTCTggcaaaaaatgcttttaaaaatttgACATAGCTATGTCTTTAATTGCAACCAGCTGTTTTTGCCAGGGTGACGATTAGAATAGAATAGATTTTAATTTGCTATCCTTTGCCTTTCTTTCTACAATTCAAATAGAAATAGGGCAAACTGAGGACATAACAATCCTGGGTAACCAAAAAAAGTCTACATGATTGACCCATGGCACTTAATTTCTAGTTTAAAGTGTGTATATAATCCTTACCGAGATGTGAATATTGTAACGCGGGGAGTGAAACGTAAAGGCAGACGGTTTCTAAACTTCAGTGGCACAGCAGACAGTCCAGATCATAAACTCACAGTTTAGAGTTCACGAGTACCTTGCATATTCAGATCGTAAATATTCAGCATGAGGAATCTGGCTGTCTTTGACGCaccttttcattattttcaggaATTTATTTCGATAAGACACAGGCAGCATGGGAAAATATCAGACACTCCCATTCATAGGTATTGGCTCATTGATACAACAGAACTGTGGAGAGCAGGTTCAATTTCACTATGAAGGAGCAACTCTTACAAGCACAAAGTCTTTACTGGGATCTAAAAGTATATTGTTTGTTCAGACCCCTATAAATTGAAGTACAAAAGTAATGTCTACAGACACTATAAATATTGCTGACAGTACATTTGGTAGTGATGGAATGAACATATCCAAACAATATTATTGATAACATAATACTGTAGACCCAAAAATCAAGTGTTGATTCTAAGCCACTATTAGTGTTCCCAAGAATAATTTCACAACAAATTGTCTTGCCAGTACACTTCttaaacattatttacatgaaTTCACAATCTTCTTCCAATCATGTGAAGAACTTAAGTATGACTCATAAGGAAATCTAATTTAGGTGCTATACAAAAACCGAAATACTGGGGAAAAGGAAGACTTCATTGATCTGGCAAATATATGCTTCAGTATGGTCTTCAGAGACTTCATGTGAATGAAACCACCAGGTGCCATTATTTCTAGTcgattttcagattttttggaCTGTATAATTATGagaatatttactttttaaaattgcaaGGAGAAACTGACATAAAGGATCCACAGATCAAAGACACAATGCTGAAACGCTTCTCAAAACTGACCATCTGAAAGTGTTTCCCATTTACACTATATTTGACAGGAACAGTAACGCGACCACAGTGGAACCGTTTTGTGACGGGTCAGATGTGGGTCAACAAAATGATTTCAACCCAGATGTACCCATTccaaatggggggaaaaaaatgttaacttaCCAAATATTATAGGCATGACAAGAAACATCCATAGAGCAAAACGAAGCATCTTCATGACTTTATTCTTGAAGCTAATATTTCTTTAATGAATGTTTGCAGTATCCTTAGCACAGAAAACCCAGAGGTGTTTAAAAGTactgatgaaaatgacagttaCAACTGAAATACAAGTATCAATACAACTGATAGTTATACCACCAATAGGCAGCTGTGAGAGCTGCGTTGTGAGGAGTTCTGGTGACTGACTCAGTCTTGAAGGACTGCTCTTAAGCAAACCCCACCTCAAAACCCTGGACCAACTGAGGAAGTGCTTTCACGCAGACGAGTAA
This genomic stretch from Megalops cyprinoides isolate fMegCyp1 chromosome 1, fMegCyp1.pri, whole genome shotgun sequence harbors:
- the cd7al gene encoding cd7 antigen-like — protein: MKMLRFALWMFLVMPIIFASEDVLYFRRQEGESVDLPCEQGEKGTPPIGLYLKRTGLGPEKEVMFFSDRPQVMDPADEDRIHVHGSLSANLLNVTISQLQRKDTALYYCQFVYNGHPKDEFMAGKKSFFLFVEVEGIHCSCSSYPPLLYAISAAVGLLLLILICLGATQCCKSCKQRKPQTLVPIYEEMAGVQPANGKAPRSHLETLHQEETDHSMYASMNDNPQIKQRQENHYVSPRGTRLPLQSSATSGEEK